The region GGCGAAATTGTGGTTACCGTGCGTAAAAAGTGGGCTAACTGCTAGCGAATAGCGCTCAATTAATAACGGAGAGTGACTAAAATTTCGTCTTTCATCATGAGCATAGCATAGCCCGCAGCGTATTGGTTACTGAGGGTAATGATTCGCAACAAAAGAAAATCAGCATCAGTAGGGGATAGCGTGGGTTAATATAATTTTGTGATTCACGTCACAAAAAATGTGCTTTTGCTAGGCTGCCGTTGTACAATTCACCGACATAAGGCAAAGCATCGCCATTAAGAGAAAAGTTATTCCATCGCGTGATTAAAACTATTGCTTAATTAAACAATAAGTTAAGTAAAACCAAGGTGAAAAAAGTGCGTAACTTCTTTAAAAAAATGCTGGCGGCTTACCTGAATACTTATAAAGACGTGCCGCCTGGCGCACTGTTCTAAGAATCTGTGCTATGCAAGCAGGCCGCCATATTGGCGGCCTGTTTATTGATGGGGCCGACTTATTTTGAGAATCAACGTAACGTGGTTCTCAGTCCGTTCCCATTTTCATCGTGATATTACTTCGTACTGTAGACCGGAACCGCTGTCACTTCTGGCACGGCCTCGGTCAAGTAAGCACCGGCTGCGCTGCTTTTGACTTCATTCTCATCAATAAAGCCATAGAACACGCCCTGCGACGCGGAAACGCCGCGAATTTCTGCATCCCCGCGCATTTGCGCATTGCCTGATAACACAATACCGCGTTCATAGGCTCCCGGCCCCATGAAGACCGTATGTAGCCGCGCGTTATCACGTACGACAGTATCGCCCTGCATAACGGTGAGGCCGCTCACAACGGCACGACCTTCTACTGTTCCGCTCAGAATCGTTGCACGATCTTCAATTCTGGCGTTATCCCTCACCGTACCACCGATGACGCGAGCGTAAGGCCCGACGTATGCGGTAGGGGCGACATTCGCGGAATTAGACACCCAGCCGCCGCCGTTTGGATGGCGAGAGCCGTTAGCGGTTGGATTTGGCGCTCCGGGCTGGCTGCCCTCCGGCCAAACGCCAGTGAAATCAGCCATCCACGGATAGCGGTAAAGGGAGTAGTAAGCCTGATCCCACTTGATTTTCTGCATTTGCGACGGTGTGCCCATCACGACCATGTAAATGCCGCGATCGTCCTGTCGAATAGTGAAATTTTTCACCGTTGCCGATGCACCGCGCTGCAATTCGCTATAACGTGAAACACCGTCTGCGCCAATCGCAACAAGACCCCAGCGCCAGTCTGAATTAGGCTGCGGCATGGTTACCGGATCGTTTTTCAGTCCAGGGAAGCGGGTAATGGCCGATTTACTTTGCACCATGCCACGGAATTTGACGGTGATTTTCGTCGCACCATTTTCAGGGATTAATCGGACGATGTTGTAGCCCAACTGCTGCGGAGCCTGATCGAACGGTACAGAGAAACGCCTGAGGCTGGCGCTGGCACCGACCACCGGCTCAAGCGCTGTGGTTCTCAACAGACGGTCGGCGTTACTCTGGTTAGGTTGTACCGCACCATAGCCGCCATAGGTTGAACGATAGAAACGACCACGATCGAAACCATCGGGATCGACGTAATCCCAGTTGACGTTGTGCATCGCCCAGTCGCCGAAGACGTCGTTGAATTCAGACTGGCTCCAGCCCATGTTGGTGCGTAAAACGGATAGCGGATCGGCGGTAGACTGGCCGCTTTCGCCCCATTTCGGCGCTTTTGCCCACATATCGTTGATAGCACCATAACCGAAACGGTTCTTCAGGTATTCCATAAACTGCCAGTTGCAGTAGCGGTTACGCGTTGAACCCAAATAAATATGCGAATAGTTGACCTGCATTTCTGAACAGTGTGCTGACGTACCGCGGAATTCATCCATCTGGTGCGTCATCCAGTTCGCGTGGGATTCCCAAATCCAGCCCACGTAGTTATCTCCCGTGCTCTGAAAACCGCCAGTTTGCCCTTGCAGCGCATGGGTAAATTCGTGCGCCAGCCCCCAGTTATCCTTGAGTGAGGCTGGCCCGATCCACATCCCCATACTGCCACCGCCAGCAATACCGCCGCTGAGGCCAAAAGTGGGATCGATGTGGATATTGGCTTTATATTTCACGGTTTGTTTGCAGTAAGGTTCGGGATACTGAATTTGGTTAATGAACTTATCCCAAATTTGTTCCAGTTTCTGCCCTGCGGCAACCGCATCATTACGGTTAACGTCGTTATTATTCCAGCGGAAGGCAAAGTGCTCCGTTTGGTATTTCACGGAAGGCATATCAGTGATGGAATTATCCACCTGCCAACTGCCTGCGACACAAGCCTCAGCGGCGTTTGCCGTATTGACCATTAATGCGCCACTTAAAACGAGTAGACAGTTTAGGGGCGTGAGACGTGTTTTTATTTTTGGCATAAATCCTTTTCCTAGCATGAATATTGCTAATTAGACTTATTATTTCGCGAGAATAGATTCCTCGTTAATATATAAGACTCCATCCCAAGGCCATCATGGCCTATACCCGTCATACTTCAAACTGCCTGTGCGTGAACGCCCATTCAGTTGGAATTATTCAGGAGCTATTTTGCTTAAGTGAAAATATATCGACCTCTGTAGAAAGAGGTCGATTGGAGTATAGGTTAATTTTACCGTGTTAACTATTTCATTTTAAGTTTTGGTTATGTCCTGGTTTCCTAAAATAATGTGATTGTTGGTGTAGTGCTTTATTAACCAATAAAGCAAGCTGGCAGCCAGTAACGAATTAAAGGCAGGTACACCCCACTCAAAGGCTAATCCGACGATGGCTCCAACAACGCTGGCGATAATTGCTGGCCAGCCAATCAGTGGCGTTTGCGTGCTGTCGGGTAATTGGCCTTCAGCACGACTGGTGTCGAGCAGCGTTCTGTGAGTGCGTAGAATATAATAATCAACCAGCATCACGCCGATAATTGGTGGGAATAACACGCCCAATAGCGTCAGGAAATCGATAAAGCGGTCCAGAATACCAGCCACGGATAGCGCGGTACCGATGAGGCCAATCACCAGTGTTATTGATACATAACGCAGTTTTTTCCCCGTTACGCCTTCTATCGCATTGGCGATACCTAAAGAGGAAGAATAAAGATTGATATCATTTACCCTCAATGTCGAAAATATAACGGCAATGAGCCCAAGTCCGCCCGCAGCCTGGGACATGATCGTTACGACGTCCGCAGTATTGAGTGCGCGGGCAATAATGATGGCGAGGCCATTCACAATAAATTCCCCGACGATAATCGACAGCATTGTCATCCAGAAAACGTGTTTTCCTTTTTGGGAATAACGCGTCATATCTGGGGTAATTAAGCTGGCGACAATACAGCCGCCTACCACCATCGTCGCGCCTGCGCTAATGGAAATAACCTCGCCGTTGGGGGCTGAGGCAAGCAGTTCAGCAATATTGTGGCCGGAGAGCGTCATGATCGAAATATAGCCGACGACGAGAACAAACATCGGTACGGCAATTTTAGCGGTGAAGCGTAATGCTCTGAAGCCAAAGGCAACCAGCAGTGTCAGCGCAATGCCGGAAAGGGCAGCAGACCAGCCAAAGCCGAGTTTATTTTCCATTGCGAAGTTGAGTGCTTTGGCGAATACGGCATTTTGGACACCAAACCAGCCAATAAGGCTAATGGCGATAACCAATCCAATCAGGACTGATCCAATACGGCCGAAACCGCACCAGCGCGCCAGAAGGCTGCCGGACATGCCTTCTTTCATCCCTGCATAGCCTAATCCCACGGTCACTACGCCAAAAATGGCGCTGCCAATAAAGATGGCGATAAATGCCTGGCTTAGCGTCATTGAATGGCCGAGCACTGCGCCTAGCATAAATTGGTCTAGCGCGGTTAACATCCCGATGTGCACTAAAGCGACATTTAAAAAAGGCAGTCGAACATTTAGCGGAACGCGACTGACCGGATAATCATCTATTTTTTCCATGTGGGTATATTCGCTTATATAAATTGAATGCCTTTTGTGATGAGAGTGCGGGGAACGTAGCTGTCTACACCAAGATTTCGACAAAATGCTTCAAATTGCTGTAGAGAATGCGTGTCAGTTTTTTGGTACATGTTATAGACCCTGTTCTCTATTGTTTTCGGTGTAACGTTCATTTTTTTGGCAATTTCTTTATTTGAAAAGCGTTGCAATAGCAGAAATATAATGTCGAGTTCTGCCGGAGTAAAAACATCGGTGGAGAGTTCTGTTTGTAATAAGGTTGGCTTTTGCTGATTGATATAGAGCAGCGGAGACAGGGAATCTAACTGTCTGGCGCTCCACATTGTGCCAATACAGACCTTGTTTTTATCAAAGATGGGAATTTTTTCGCTAACGCAAGGTGTGAGTGTTTTTTTGCCATACCAGTAATCTGTTTCGATTACTGTCACGCGTTTCTCACTATTTTCCGTCAATCTATCATGCTCTTTTAAACCATCA is a window of Pectobacterium punjabense DNA encoding:
- the azuC gene encoding stress response protein AzuC translates to MLAAYLNTYKDVPPGALF
- a CDS encoding Svx/AvrXca family virulence/avirulence protein gives rise to the protein MPKIKTRLTPLNCLLVLSGALMVNTANAAEACVAGSWQVDNSITDMPSVKYQTEHFAFRWNNNDVNRNDAVAAGQKLEQIWDKFINQIQYPEPYCKQTVKYKANIHIDPTFGLSGGIAGGGSMGMWIGPASLKDNWGLAHEFTHALQGQTGGFQSTGDNYVGWIWESHANWMTHQMDEFRGTSAHCSEMQVNYSHIYLGSTRNRYCNWQFMEYLKNRFGYGAINDMWAKAPKWGESGQSTADPLSVLRTNMGWSQSEFNDVFGDWAMHNVNWDYVDPDGFDRGRFYRSTYGGYGAVQPNQSNADRLLRTTALEPVVGASASLRRFSVPFDQAPQQLGYNIVRLIPENGATKITVKFRGMVQSKSAITRFPGLKNDPVTMPQPNSDWRWGLVAIGADGVSRYSELQRGASATVKNFTIRQDDRGIYMVVMGTPSQMQKIKWDQAYYSLYRYPWMADFTGVWPEGSQPGAPNPTANGSRHPNGGGWVSNSANVAPTAYVGPYARVIGGTVRDNARIEDRATILSGTVEGRAVVSGLTVMQGDTVVRDNARLHTVFMGPGAYERGIVLSGNAQMRGDAEIRGVSASQGVFYGFIDENEVKSSAAGAYLTEAVPEVTAVPVYSTK
- a CDS encoding purine-cytosine permease family protein, with amino-acid sequence MEKIDDYPVSRVPLNVRLPFLNVALVHIGMLTALDQFMLGAVLGHSMTLSQAFIAIFIGSAIFGVVTVGLGYAGMKEGMSGSLLARWCGFGRIGSVLIGLVIAISLIGWFGVQNAVFAKALNFAMENKLGFGWSAALSGIALTLLVAFGFRALRFTAKIAVPMFVLVVGYISIMTLSGHNIAELLASAPNGEVISISAGATMVVGGCIVASLITPDMTRYSQKGKHVFWMTMLSIIVGEFIVNGLAIIIARALNTADVVTIMSQAAGGLGLIAVIFSTLRVNDINLYSSSLGIANAIEGVTGKKLRYVSITLVIGLIGTALSVAGILDRFIDFLTLLGVLFPPIIGVMLVDYYILRTHRTLLDTSRAEGQLPDSTQTPLIGWPAIIASVVGAIVGLAFEWGVPAFNSLLAASLLYWLIKHYTNNHIILGNQDITKT
- a CDS encoding helix-turn-helix transcriptional regulator, which produces MPPLVESMTDYIQNLITMMEYLNEPWGIKDLSSRHIYMNKAAFFYTGTPERFDIEGRFDDEFPASWAELSDGLKEHDRLTENSEKRVTVIETDYWYGKKTLTPCVSEKIPIFDKNKVCIGTMWSARQLDSLSPLLYINQQKPTLLQTELSTDVFTPAELDIIFLLLQRFSNKEIAKKMNVTPKTIENRVYNMYQKTDTHSLQQFEAFCRNLGVDSYVPRTLITKGIQFI